A region of the Helicobacter pylori NQ4053 genome:
TAAAATCTGTTTGTAGCTTTCTATATACAGATTATCAAAGCTTTGCGTGAGATTGACTTCTTCGCCCTCTAGGATCATTTTATGATAAACTTTTTCTTTAGCCACTCCCATGTGTTCTGGATTGATGGAAAAAAACCATCTTATTTTGGCATGCTCTAAAAAGAGTATCCCGCACACGCAATCAGGCTCTTCTCTATTGATAACCTTGTCTTTAACGCCTCCAAACAAATACAATAAAGTGTCAAAGATATTCACTCCCATTTGAGTGGCTAACCCCCCACTCCTATTCACATCGGCTCGCCATGAAGAAAAATACCATTTCCCTTGAACGCTGATATAAGTGAGCGTGATGTCAAACACCTTTTCAGGGTTTTTGTCTAATTCGCTCTTAATTTTTTCTTTCAAAGCCAGCGTGTCGCAATGCAAGCGCAAGGGCAAAAGACTAAACACCCTTTTTTGGTATTTCACCTCTAAATCTTTCAATTCTTGTATTTCGCCAGGGTCTAAAACTAAGGGTTTTTCACAAATCACATGCATGCCGTTTCTTAACCCGAAACGGATGTGATCAAAATGCGTGTGCGTGGGCGTGCAAACGCTCAAATAGTTGATTTCTTTACCCATAGCCTTAGATTGCTCTAAATGCTTTTCAAAATCTTCAATATTGGTAAAAAACTCTGATTGCGGGAAATACTCATCTAAAACCCCCACGCTATCATGAACATCAAAAGAGCAATCCAAAAAATGCCCTGTATCTCTAATGGCCTGCAAGTGCTTGGGAGCGATAAACCCCCCTGAACCAATCATCGCAAAAAGCATTCATCTTCCTTAAATAATTTTAAATCTCATTTTAGCAAAGATTAGCTTATTTAAGCTTATATTATTGGCAATTAAAACACTCCACCGATCGATCCAACACGCTTTTTTCATCTATGCTAGGGCTTTCGCTGCGCAAATAATAAGTGGATTTTAACCCTAATTTCCAAGCGAGCGTGTAGATGTCATGCAAGGTTTTACCGCTAGCGTTTTCTATGCGTAAAAACACATTAATGCTTTGGCCTTGATCGATCCACTTTTGGCGCACGGCCGCTGCTTTAATCAAATCTTTAGCGTCAATATCATAGGCTGATGTGTAAAAATTCCAGGTTTCTACATTCAAATTAGGCACTACAACTGGAATTAGCCCGCTCAAATTTTCTTCAAACCATTTTTTCTTATAAATGGGTTCAATCGTTTGGGTTGTGCCTACTAAAATAGAAATGGAGCTTGTGGGAGCGATCGCCATTAAATAGCCATTACGCATGCCATTAATTTTGACTTTTTCCCTCAAACCTTGCCAATCGCAAGCGTGATTGAAAAGCCCTTTTTCGGTGAGCTTTAAGGCTTCATTGTTGGCTTTATCAATAGGGAAAATCCCCTTACTCCATTCTGAATTTTCAAAATCCTTATAAACCCCTTTTTCTTTCGCTAAATTCGCGCTCGTGTCAATCGCATGGTAGCTGATTTGCTCCATTAAAGCGTCAATTTTTTCTAAATGCTCTTTAGACCCCCAAGCGATTTGGTGTTCTGCGAGCATTTGCGCTTCACCCATAACCCCTAACCCTATGGCTCTATTTTGTAAATTGGTGGCTTTGACTTTGCGGTTAGGGTAGAAATTCAAATCAATCACATTGTCTAAAAGCCTGACCATGATCGGCACGACCCTTTTAATGTCTTCTTCGGTGTTGATCTTGCTTAAATTAATGCTCGCTAGATTGCACACCGCCGTTTGCCCATCTTTAGCGACTTTAGTAGCGATATAGATTGGTTTGCCTTTTAGAATATCCGTGCTAGTGAGCTTGTTAGCGCATTTAGTGATATTATCATCTGTCGTTACCAACTCTTTTTCTTCAAAAAATTCTATGGTGCCGTCGGTGTATTCTATTTGCATGTAGTAGTGGTTGGGTGCGGTATTTTGAAAAATCTCCGTGCATAAATTAGACGATCGAATGATTCCTGCATGAGCGTTTGGATTGCACCGATTGGCGTTATCTTTAAAGGCCAAAAAAGGCAAGCCGGCTTCAAAATAATTCATTAAGATTTTTTTCCATAAATCTTTAGCGTTAATGTATTCTTTAATGATTTTGGGATCTTTTTCATACTCTAAATAGCGTTTTTCAAAATCCTGCCCATAAAGCTCAGTCAAATCCTTACACTCATAAGGGTCAAACAAAGTCCACATCGCGTCTTCTAAAACCCTTTTCAAAAACAGATCGCACACCCAAAGGGCCGGGAACAAATCATGCGCTCTTCGCCTTTCATCACCGCTATTTTTCCTTAAATCAATGAACTCCATCACATCAATGTGCCAGATTTCCAAATACACCGCAATCGCGCCCTTTCGTGTGCCTAATTGATCAACTGCAATCGCCACATCATTAGCGATTTTTAAAAATGGGATCGTGCCAGCGCTCGCATTTTTATGCCCATCAATATAGCTCCCAATAGAGCGCACCAAAGAAAAATCCCAGCCAATCCCTCCGCCGTATTTGGACAACAACGCCATTTCCTTATAGCTGTCAAAAATCCCCTCAATATTATCCGGCGTGCTGCCAATATAACACGAGCTTAATTGGTGCTTGGTGGTGCGCGCGTTCGCTAGAGTGGGGGTTGCGCACATCGCTTCAAACTTGCTTAAAACTTCATAAAATTCTAAAGCGATTTTATTAGGTTCTTGTTCGTTTTGCGCTAAAAACATCGCAATGCTCATAAACATGTGCTGGGGCAGTTCAATAGGGTGATTGTTAGCGTCTTTTAACAAATAGCGATCATACAAGGTTTTAATCCCTAAATAATTGAATTGGAAATCCCTTTCAGGCTTGATCTGGCCATTTAAAAACTCTAGATCAAATTTTTCCTTAAAGCCCTTAAGGATGCGGCCCTTTTCTTCAGCGTTTTCAAAATACTCTTTCAAATGCCTATACCCTGTAAAACCACTCACTTTATGGTATAAATCATACAAAAAAAGCCTTGAGGCGACAAAGCTCCAATTGGGCGTGTCAATATCTATCTTATCCACAGCGGTTTTAATCAAAGTTTGTTGGATTTCTTCAGTAGTGATCTTGTCCCTGAATTGCAACCTCGCATCCACTTCCAGCTCACTTTGGCTCACGCCCTCTAAATTGTCCGTAGCGTCCTTAGTGTATTTTTGGATTTTGGTAATGTCCAAAGGCTCAATGCGCCCGTTTCGTTTAACCACTGTAATCAAAATTTTTCCTTTAAATCAAATCGTTTTCTTTTAAATTTGGCATTGTATCAATAAAAAACTTAAGAAAAAGAAAAGTTCAAGTTGGATCTGTTCTATTAATAAGAATGAGTTTTAAAGTTTTTTAATTTTTTTATACCCCCTCCATTTAATGCTATTTGGGTTAAATCACCACCCCCATTTAGTGCAAAGCTTAAGAAAACCTTGAAACCCCAAAATGACCAAACCCTCTACAAGGAGATTGCTAGGATGCCCACAATACGCCGAAATTTCATGCATAGCGATAATAAAGGGTATCGTTAAAAGCATCACATAAAAATCCCTTAGTCTTGCTCCTAACACAGCGTCATAAAACGTGCCAAAAAACCTAGCCTTAAAAATGGCTTTAAAAAACTTGGGGAATCCTTGCCAAGTTTCAATAACTAAATAACCTGATGACCTGCCTTTTGGGTTGAACAAGAGATTAGACAACAAAGCCGCTATTAGACCCACTAACCACACATAATAGCTGTATTTAGGGTCAAAAAGCGGATCGCTAGCTGAACCATTTATGTCATAAAAAATCCTAGTGGTTATGGAGATACATCCTCCATAGACTAGAGCCATTGCCCATCGATATTCCAAATCGCTCAAACGCTTTTTTGAGCCATTCAAGTTCTCTTTTGTAGTATCCATGCTATTTCCTTTCCCCCTATCACCTTGGCTCATTTAAGATCGCCAAGCATGCCCAAAACTATAGCCGTAATCATAAAAATCACGGATAGGTTCTCTTGGGGCTTGTGGTTCTCTAGTCTGAGGCTCTCTAGTTTGAGGCTCTCTGTCTATGAAATCACGAATAAAATCTTCTACCTTATCGCCTATTTCCCGACCAAGCTGACCCCCAATCGCAGCCCCTAACGGCCCTCTGACCGCTCCCATTGTTGAACCAATGTCTCCTCCTATATCTCTGCCAAGCTGACCCCTTGTCTCTATTCTAGGACTAGCTATAGCCACATTAGCCATTACACCGCATAAAACCACTACACAACTAAATGTTTTTAATCCACTCATAACAAATCCTTTCATAAAATGGAGATTCAAGGCATGTTTGGGCATACCTTATGAGAATATTTATACCACAACCCTATTAAAAGCGTTGTTACAGATCAGCCAAATATCACAAAAATCTCAATAAGCGTTTTGTTTCTACTCAAATTACAGGATTAAAGTAAATGATTATAATATTTTAGGATTTTTCATTATTCAAACAAATTAAGATTTCTTAAAAAACCCATTTTCAATAATAAGAATGGGTTTTAAAGTTTTTTAATTTTTTATACCCCCTCCATTTAATGGCATTTGGGTTAAATCACCACCCTAATTTAGCACAAAGCCTAGAACAAATTCCAAAAACACACACAAGGCCAAGAATGACCAAACCCTCTACAAGGAAGTTGCTAGGATGCCCGCAATACGCCGAAACCTCATGGATAGCGGCAATAAAGGGCATCGTTAAAAGCATCACATAAAAATCCCTTAGCCTTGATCCTAACACAGCGTCATGAAACGCGCCAAAAAACCTAGCCTTAAAAATGGCTTTGAGAAACCTAGGGTATCTTACTTGGAAAGATTTATAACAATCCCTACCTCGTGGGTCAAATAAAAGGTTAGACAACAAAGCCGCTATTAGACCCACTAGCCACATATAATAGCTATTTTTAGGGTCAAAAATCGAATCGCTAGCTGAACCATCTATGTCATAAAAAATCCTAGCGTTTATGGAGATACATATCGTATAGACTAGAGCCACTGCCCATTGATATTCCCAATCGCTCAAACGCTCTTTTGAGCCATTCAAGTTCTCTTTTGTAGTATCCATGTTATTTCCTTCCCCCCCATCACCTTGGATCATTTAAGATCACCAAGCATGCCCAAAACTATAGCCGTAATCATAAAAATCACGGATAGGTTCTCTTGGGGCTTGTGGCTCTCTAGTCTGAGGCTCTCTAGTTTGAGGCTCTCTATCAACGCCACGGATGTAATCTTCTACTCTATCGCCTATTTCAGACCCAATATACCCTCCTGCTGTGCTACCAAGAAATCTCCCTAATCCAATACCCACTGGACCTCCAGGAACCCCAATTGCTCCTCCAATTTTATCACCAACAAAACCCCCAACACCACCCCCTATAAGTTTGCCTAATTCACCCCTTGCCTCTATTTTAGGACTAGCTATAGCTACATTAGCCATTGCACCGCATAAAACCACTACACAACTAAATGCTTTTAACCCACTCATAACAAATCCTTTCATAAATTGAGATTCAAGGCAAGGCATGTTTGGCACACCTTGATAAGAGTATTTATACCACAACCCTATTAAAAGCATTGTTACAAATCAGCTAAATATCACAAAAATCTCAATAAGCGTTTTATTTATTCACAAATTACAAGATTAAAGTAAATGGTTATAATAATTTTTAGGATTTTTCATTATTAAAGCAAATTCAAAAGGATAAAAAGAGAACTTTTTAATCCATTAAAAATACGCTCAATAAAGTTTTAAAACATTACAATTCTTTTCAAGCTCTTTAAGGCTTCTTAAAAAACTTAAAATACCCATTTTCAATGTTAGCTTGAGGGGCGCGTGAAAGGCTCAACGAACCGCTAGGAATGTCTTTAGTGATGGTGGTGCCGCTGCCAATTAAAACATTAGAGCCGATATTTATGGGGGCGACTAGTTGGCTATCGCTCCCTATAAAAACATTTTCACCGATGATCGTTTGGTGTTTCTTTTTACCATCGTAATTGCAAGTGATCACGCCAGCCCCTACATTTGTGTTTTTCCCTATCTCACAATCCCCCAAATAGCTCAAATGCCCTGCTTTAGCGCCTTGAAGTTTGGCGTTTTTAGTCTCTACAAAATTCCCCACATGGCTATTACAAATCACGCTTTTAGGGCGCGCATGGGCAAACGGCCCCACACTGCTATTAATAATTTGGCTTTCTTCTATCACGCTATAAGCTTTAATATGCACGTTTTCTATCAAACAATTCCCACTCAAACGCACCCCTTGCTCTAAAACGCACTCCCCCTTAAAACTCACGCCTTTTTCTAAATAAATACTACTAGGTAATTGCATCACTACCCCCAAGTCCATGGCGTTTTTTCGCAACCTTTCTAGC
Encoded here:
- a CDS encoding Gfo/Idh/MocA family protein, with the protein product MLFAMIGSGGFIAPKHLQAIRDTGHFLDCSFDVHDSVGVLDEYFPQSEFFTNIEDFEKHLEQSKAMGKEINYLSVCTPTHTHFDHIRFGLRNGMHVICEKPLVLDPGEIQELKDLEVKYQKRVFSLLPLRLHCDTLALKEKIKSELDKNPEKVFDITLTYISVQGKWYFSSWRADVNRSGGLATQMGVNIFDTLLYLFGGVKDKVINREEPDCVCGILFLEHAKIRWFFSINPEHMGVAKEKVYHKMILEGEEVNLTQSFDNLYIESYKQILAQGGFGLDDAMASIKLAYELRNLSISEPNDDSHALCCKNKTDQ
- a CDS encoding ribonucleoside-diphosphate reductase subunit alpha, whose translation is MITVVKRNGRIEPLDITKIQKYTKDATDNLEGVSQSELEVDARLQFRDKITTEEIQQTLIKTAVDKIDIDTPNWSFVASRLFLYDLYHKVSGFTGYRHLKEYFENAEEKGRILKGFKEKFDLEFLNGQIKPERDFQFNYLGIKTLYDRYLLKDANNHPIELPQHMFMSIAMFLAQNEQEPNKIALEFYEVLSKFEAMCATPTLANARTTKHQLSSCYIGSTPDNIEGIFDSYKEMALLSKYGGGIGWDFSLVRSIGSYIDGHKNASAGTIPFLKIANDVAIAVDQLGTRKGAIAVYLEIWHIDVMEFIDLRKNSGDERRRAHDLFPALWVCDLFLKRVLEDAMWTLFDPYECKDLTELYGQDFEKRYLEYEKDPKIIKEYINAKDLWKKILMNYFEAGLPFLAFKDNANRCNPNAHAGIIRSSNLCTEIFQNTAPNHYYMQIEYTDGTIEFFEEKELVTTDDNITKCANKLTSTDILKGKPIYIATKVAKDGQTAVCNLASINLSKINTEEDIKRVVPIMVRLLDNVIDLNFYPNRKVKATNLQNRAIGLGVMGEAQMLAEHQIAWGSKEHLEKIDALMEQISYHAIDTSANLAKEKGVYKDFENSEWSKGIFPIDKANNEALKLTEKGLFNHACDWQGLREKVKINGMRNGYLMAIAPTSSISILVGTTQTIEPIYKKKWFEENLSGLIPVVVPNLNVETWNFYTSAYDIDAKDLIKAAAVRQKWIDQGQSINVFLRIENASGKTLHDIYTLAWKLGLKSTYYLRSESPSIDEKSVLDRSVECFNCQ